In Clostridium sp., one DNA window encodes the following:
- a CDS encoding carbamoyl phosphate synthase small subunit codes for MKAKLILENGDSFEGEAFGYLQDTVGEVVFNTGMTGYEEILTDPSYYGQIVTMTYPLIGNYGINLSDVESESPKVKGFIVRENCKLSSNFRSELELEDYLKLNKIVGICGIDTRALTKLLRNNGTMKGIITVKDVNFPMVKDEIASFSNREAVSKVTAKNIYSIEGKRKHIAILDFGIKKSIINNFVDRGFKITVFPADTDAKTVLGIDPDLIFLSNGPGDPCDLKDEIKNIRELAVKKPTVGICLGHQLLALAFGGSTAKLKFGHRGCNHPVKDLQSGRVHITSQNHGYYVNKLPENMETTHISLNDGTIEGMRHKELPVYSIQFHPEAAPGPVDNNYIFDEFAGYASKGGIKRHAIK; via the coding sequence ATGAAGGCAAAATTGATACTGGAAAATGGAGACAGTTTTGAAGGTGAGGCTTTTGGATACTTGCAGGATACGGTAGGTGAGGTCGTTTTTAATACTGGTATGACAGGTTATGAGGAAATACTTACAGATCCATCCTATTATGGACAGATTGTTACGATGACGTATCCTCTTATAGGAAACTATGGAATAAATTTAAGCGATGTGGAATCTGAGTCGCCAAAAGTAAAAGGGTTCATAGTAAGAGAAAATTGTAAACTATCAAGTAATTTTAGATCGGAACTGGAACTTGAGGATTATCTGAAATTGAACAAGATTGTCGGTATATGTGGAATTGACACTCGTGCCCTTACAAAATTATTGAGAAACAACGGTACCATGAAGGGTATTATAACAGTTAAAGATGTAAATTTCCCCATGGTTAAGGATGAGATAGCTTCTTTTTCAAACAGGGAGGCTGTATCAAAGGTTACGGCTAAAAATATATATTCCATAGAGGGAAAAAGAAAACACATTGCTATTTTGGATTTTGGAATAAAAAAAAGCATAATAAATAATTTTGTAGATAGAGGATTTAAAATTACTGTATTTCCTGCAGATACAGATGCCAAAACTGTACTTGGGATAGATCCGGATTTAATATTTCTGTCCAACGGGCCGGGAGATCCATGTGATTTAAAAGATGAAATAAAGAATATAAGGGAACTTGCAGTTAAGAAACCAACGGTTGGCATATGTCTTGGACATCAGCTCCTTGCACTTGCTTTTGGAGGAAGTACTGCAAAATTGAAATTTGGGCATAGAGGCTGTAACCATCCGGTAAAAGATCTCCAGAGCGGAAGAGTTCACATAACTTCTCAAAACCACGGTTACTATGTAAATAAACTTCCAGAAAATATGGAAACAACTCATATAAGCTTGAATGACGGCACTATAGAAGGTATGAGACACAAGGAACTGCCTGTATATTCCATACAGTTCCATCCGGAGGCAGCTCCGGGACCAGTAGACAATAACTATATATTTGATGAATTTGCCGGTTATGCATCTAAGGGAGGTATTAAACGTCATGCCATTAAATAA
- the carB gene encoding carbamoyl-phosphate synthase large subunit, which produces MPLNKNIRKVLVIGSGPIIIGQAAEFDYSGTQACESLKEEGIEVVLINSNPATIMTDREVADKVYIEPLTVEFVEKVIEKERPDSILAGMGGQTALNLAVELYEKKVLEKYNVNIIGTSIQSIKKGEDRELFRDTMNKINQPVVESDIITDIESGKKFAEKIGYPVIVRPAYTLGGTGGGIAENEERLEEILESGLELSSIGQVLLEKSIKGWKEIEYEVMRDSYGNCITVCNMENIDPVGIHTGDSIVTAPSQTLSDKEYQMLRTASIDIINEVGIEGGCNVQLALNPDSFQYAVIEINPRVSRSSALASKATGYPIAKVAAKIALGYGLDEIENAVTKKTLACFEPSLDYVVVKIPKWPFDKFQGADRELGTKMMATGEIMAIGSNFEAAFLKGIRSLEIGAYSLNYKKFENLTLEELKNRIIYPDDERIFALAEIIRRGYRVEKLSEITGIDKFFIYKFKWIIDQEEKLKNGTIDDLDKKYLQTLKKKGFSDKGIADMLKVSPDEVYKLRTIWNIKPSYKMVDTCGGEFEALSPYYYSTYDEKDEVDVSNNKKVLVIGSGPIRIGQGIEFDYASVHCIKILRKLNIETIIVNNNPETVSTDFDISDKLYFEPITEEEVLNVVEKEKPYGVILQFGGETAIKLAEFLKEKNIVTLGTTADQIDTAENREKFDDLLEKLDISRPKGKGIWSVEEGLREAERLEYPVLVRPSYVLGGQGMEITYNKDELAYYLSRAFSKDRKNPILIDKYLMGREIEVDAICDGEDVLIPGIMEHLERAGVHSGDSITMYPSPNINYEMKDKILDYTKKLAIGIGIHGMINIQFIEYKNNLYVIEVNPRASRTVPYISKVSCVPIVDIATRVMLGEKLRNMEYGTGIFREPHITAVKVPVFSTQKLPNVEVSLGPEMRSTGEVLGVGRNLTEALYKGFVAAEMFSESNFNTILATISDHDKQEFLPIAREIDKMGGKFIATKNTAKLLRDNGIDVKEVRKMKEERPNIIDIIKNEEVDLVINTPTKGNDSKRDGFHIRRAAIERNIEVITSLDTFKAMTYVKGNNWAEKDIEVFSEYE; this is translated from the coding sequence ATGCCATTAAATAAAAATATCAGAAAAGTACTTGTTATAGGATCAGGACCAATAATTATAGGTCAGGCTGCAGAATTCGACTATTCGGGAACACAGGCCTGCGAATCACTGAAAGAGGAGGGAATAGAAGTCGTACTCATAAACAGCAATCCTGCAACTATAATGACGGACAGGGAAGTTGCAGATAAGGTATATATTGAGCCTCTTACTGTGGAATTTGTAGAGAAGGTTATAGAAAAAGAAAGGCCGGATAGTATTCTGGCAGGAATGGGAGGACAGACTGCACTCAACCTTGCAGTCGAGCTGTATGAAAAAAAAGTACTTGAAAAATACAATGTAAATATCATAGGAACTTCCATACAATCTATAAAAAAGGGTGAGGACAGGGAACTTTTCAGAGATACCATGAATAAAATAAATCAACCTGTAGTGGAAAGTGACATAATAACTGATATAGAAAGTGGAAAGAAATTTGCCGAAAAGATAGGATATCCTGTTATAGTAAGACCTGCCTATACTCTTGGGGGAACAGGTGGAGGAATAGCCGAAAATGAGGAACGGCTGGAAGAAATACTTGAGTCGGGACTGGAGTTGAGTTCCATAGGTCAGGTGCTCCTTGAAAAGAGTATAAAGGGATGGAAGGAAATAGAATATGAGGTTATGAGGGACAGCTATGGGAACTGCATAACTGTATGCAATATGGAAAATATTGATCCTGTTGGAATACATACTGGTGACAGCATAGTCACGGCTCCGAGTCAGACACTGTCGGATAAGGAGTACCAGATGCTCAGAACTGCTTCAATAGATATAATAAATGAAGTTGGAATAGAGGGTGGATGCAATGTTCAGCTTGCATTGAATCCCGATTCCTTTCAATATGCAGTAATAGAAATAAATCCGAGAGTCAGCAGATCTTCTGCACTGGCATCAAAGGCAACGGGATATCCAATTGCGAAAGTTGCTGCAAAGATAGCACTTGGATACGGGTTGGATGAAATAGAAAATGCAGTAACTAAAAAAACCCTTGCATGTTTTGAACCGTCATTGGACTATGTTGTTGTCAAAATACCAAAATGGCCTTTTGACAAATTTCAGGGGGCGGACAGGGAACTTGGCACAAAGATGATGGCAACGGGTGAAATTATGGCTATAGGGAGCAATTTTGAAGCTGCATTTTTGAAGGGTATAAGGTCTCTCGAAATAGGGGCATATTCTCTGAACTACAAAAAATTCGAAAATCTTACCTTGGAGGAGTTGAAGAACAGAATAATTTATCCTGATGATGAGAGAATATTTGCACTCGCTGAAATAATTAGAAGGGGTTATAGAGTAGAAAAACTTTCAGAAATAACTGGAATAGATAAGTTCTTCATATATAAATTCAAGTGGATAATAGATCAGGAAGAAAAGTTGAAAAACGGCACCATAGACGATCTTGATAAAAAATACCTTCAAACACTGAAGAAAAAAGGATTCTCCGATAAGGGAATAGCTGACATGCTCAAAGTATCTCCGGACGAAGTATATAAATTGAGAACTATATGGAATATAAAACCGTCCTATAAAATGGTTGATACCTGTGGAGGAGAATTTGAAGCACTATCACCGTACTATTATTCAACTTATGATGAAAAAGATGAAGTTGATGTGTCCAACAATAAAAAAGTGCTTGTTATAGGTTCTGGACCAATAAGAATAGGTCAGGGTATAGAATTTGACTATGCTTCTGTCCATTGTATTAAGATACTTAGGAAATTGAATATTGAAACAATTATTGTAAACAATAATCCAGAGACTGTAAGTACAGATTTTGATATTTCAGATAAGCTCTACTTTGAACCGATAACAGAGGAAGAAGTACTCAATGTTGTGGAGAAAGAAAAACCTTATGGTGTAATACTTCAATTTGGTGGTGAGACTGCCATAAAGCTGGCAGAATTTTTGAAGGAGAAAAATATAGTAACCCTTGGTACTACAGCTGATCAGATAGATACTGCGGAAAACAGGGAAAAGTTTGATGACCTGCTTGAAAAGCTTGATATATCAAGACCTAAGGGAAAGGGAATCTGGTCTGTAGAGGAAGGCTTGAGGGAAGCTGAAAGGCTTGAATATCCTGTACTTGTAAGACCATCCTATGTACTTGGCGGACAGGGTATGGAAATAACTTATAATAAGGATGAACTGGCTTACTATTTATCTAGGGCGTTTTCAAAGGACAGAAAAAATCCAATATTGATAGATAAGTACCTTATGGGAAGAGAGATAGAAGTGGATGCCATATGTGACGGAGAAGATGTTTTGATACCGGGTATTATGGAACATCTGGAAAGGGCTGGAGTCCATTCGGGAGACAGTATAACTATGTATCCGAGTCCCAATATAAATTATGAGATGAAAGATAAAATACTTGATTATACTAAAAAACTGGCAATTGGAATAGGGATACATGGAATGATAAACATACAGTTTATAGAATATAAAAATAACCTTTATGTAATAGAAGTAAATCCGAGAGCATCCAGAACAGTACCTTATATAAGCAAGGTAAGCTGTGTTCCTATTGTGGATATAGCAACCAGGGTAATGCTTGGAGAAAAACTCAGGAATATGGAATATGGAACTGGTATTTTCAGAGAACCACATATTACGGCAGTAAAGGTACCTGTTTTTTCAACACAGAAATTACCTAATGTAGAAGTATCACTTGGACCTGAGATGAGGTCTACAGGAGAGGTGCTGGGCGTTGGAAGAAATCTTACGGAAGCTCTCTATAAAGGATTTGTAGCTGCAGAAATGTTTTCTGAAAGTAATTTCAATACTATACTTGCTACTATAAGCGATCATGACAAGCAGGAATTTTTGCCTATAGCACGGGAAATCGACAAGATGGGCGGGAAGTTTATTGCAACTAAAAATACAGCAAAGTTATTGAGGGACAATGGAATAGATGTTAAAGAAGTTAGAAAAATGAAGGAAGAAAGGCCTAATATAATAGATATTATAAAAAATGAGGAAGTAGATCTGGTGATAAATACTCCTACCAAGGGAAATGATTCTAAAAGAGATGGATTCCATATAAGGAGAGCCGCAATCGAGAGAAATATAGAAGTTATAACATCCCTTGATACATTCAAAGCCATGACCTATGTTAAAGGTAACAACTGGGCGGAAAAAGACATTGAAGTTTTTTCAGAATATGAGTAA
- a CDS encoding protein kinase → MSKKAGYYIQLDNEAEKLLRKGQFLGAGHNGIVYLLPDNRVIKIFKSSIVCENEYSILKKTSKSIHFPTVYSHGSHYIVRSYAEGTRLDYYIKERGLDYNTAHSIVELLKEFKKLKFTKLDIRCKDLYLDESFFLNVIDPKNNYSRSCIYPRHLMKGLNKLGVLGSFLNVVRKEYSEVYDEWSFRIERYLKNGIK, encoded by the coding sequence ATGAGTAAAAAGGCTGGTTACTATATTCAATTGGACAATGAGGCTGAGAAACTATTGAGGAAAGGGCAATTTTTAGGAGCAGGTCATAATGGTATAGTATATTTACTCCCCGATAACAGGGTGATTAAGATTTTTAAAAGTAGCATTGTGTGCGAAAATGAATACAGCATATTGAAAAAAACTTCTAAAAGCATACATTTTCCCACTGTTTATTCTCATGGCTCCCACTATATTGTAAGAAGCTATGCAGAGGGTACAAGACTGGACTATTATATTAAAGAAAGAGGCTTGGACTATAATACGGCACACAGTATTGTAGAGCTTTTAAAGGAATTTAAGAAACTCAAGTTTACTAAATTGGACATAAGATGTAAAGATTTGTACTTAGATGAAAGTTTTTTTTTAAATGTTATTGATCCTAAGAATAATTATTCCAGAAGCTGTATTTATCCCAGGCACTTGATGAAGGGATTGAACAAATTAGGAGTACTTGGCAGCTTTTTGAATGTTGTACGTAAAGAGTATTCTGAAGTTTACGATGAGTGGAGTTTTAGAATAGAGAGATATTTGAAAAATGGAATAAAGTAG
- a CDS encoding SPL family radical SAM protein: MRSLKDNLKLSSFSHIYVESRALENRNTKKILSYFKSSKIIEINHYKDVFCRKNQDFSVQKLSPNIILAVKEGNLIYKGAEVCENFGNKYFYYTSAVMNCIYNCEYCYLQGMYPSANIVVFVNLQEVFREVEDSLKKHPLYLCISYDTDILALENILGFTRQWIEFTRNHKNLSIEIRTKSANFKSIEDLQPCENVILAWTFSPEKVSAKYESNAPTFESRLMDAKLAISRGCKVRICFDPILYVRNWRKYYYECIERVFEAISPSAIEDVSIGVFRISKEYMKNMKKVNLRSEILAYPFESKHGVCTYSTEHCMEIKNFIYNILVKYVEIEKIFV; encoded by the coding sequence TTGCGCAGCTTAAAAGACAACTTGAAACTTTCTAGTTTTTCTCATATTTATGTAGAAAGTAGAGCTCTTGAAAATAGAAATACAAAAAAGATATTATCCTATTTTAAGAGTTCAAAAATTATAGAGATAAATCACTACAAGGATGTGTTCTGCAGAAAAAATCAGGATTTTTCTGTTCAGAAACTTTCTCCGAATATAATACTTGCTGTAAAAGAAGGAAATCTGATTTACAAAGGTGCTGAAGTATGTGAGAATTTTGGAAATAAGTATTTTTACTATACATCAGCTGTTATGAATTGTATATATAATTGTGAATACTGTTATCTTCAGGGAATGTATCCATCTGCCAATATAGTTGTATTTGTGAATTTACAGGAAGTATTCCGGGAAGTTGAAGACAGCTTGAAAAAGCATCCTCTGTATTTGTGCATATCATATGATACAGATATTCTGGCACTTGAAAACATATTGGGATTTACTAGGCAATGGATAGAATTTACGAGAAATCATAAAAATCTGAGTATAGAGATAAGGACAAAAAGTGCAAATTTTAAAAGTATAGAAGATCTGCAGCCCTGTGAAAATGTGATACTTGCATGGACATTTTCACCTGAGAAAGTATCTGCAAAATACGAATCAAATGCACCAACTTTTGAATCAAGACTGATGGATGCCAAACTCGCGATTTCAAGAGGATGTAAGGTGAGAATTTGCTTTGATCCAATCTTATATGTTAGAAACTGGAGGAAATATTACTATGAATGTATAGAACGTGTTTTTGAGGCCATATCACCTTCTGCAATTGAGGATGTCAGTATTGGAGTATTTAGAATCTCAAAAGAGTATATGAAAAATATGAAAAAAGTAAACCTGCGATCTGAAATTTTAGCATATCCTTTTGAAAGTAAACATGGAGTGTGCACTTATTCCACGGAACACTGTATGGAAATCAAAAATTTTATTTATAATATTTTGGTTAAATATGTAGAAATAGAGAAGATATTTGTATAG
- a CDS encoding glycerol dehydrogenase, which produces MSRIIISTGKYVQGNGELANIYNYVKDLGNNFFIIASKNGIGRTKLTIENSFKEKNCSLTFETFNGECSKNEIDRLCKRLIEAGSNVVVGIGGGKIFDTAKAVAHFSGIPVVIVPTIAATDAPCSALSVIYTDDGIFSEYLFLPKNPDVVLVDSSIISKAPVRLLVAGMGDALATYFEARACVNSGVVTMAGGKATKAAFALSKLCYDTLLEDGLKAKISVSNKVVTKALENIIEANTYLSGVGFESCGLAAAHAVHNGFTAIRESHSLYHGEKVAFGTLVQLILENSPLEEIEKVINFCLQVGLPITLSDLGIEEINKDDMMKVAELSCAEGDTMHNMPFEVTEEDVYAAILSADKMGRLYI; this is translated from the coding sequence ATGTCAAGAATTATTATCTCTACTGGAAAGTATGTGCAGGGCAATGGCGAATTGGCAAATATATATAACTATGTAAAAGATCTTGGAAATAATTTTTTTATAATAGCAAGTAAAAATGGTATAGGAAGAACGAAGCTGACTATAGAAAATAGTTTTAAGGAAAAAAATTGTTCATTGACATTTGAGACCTTTAATGGAGAATGTTCCAAAAATGAAATAGACAGGCTTTGCAAACGTTTAATTGAAGCTGGAAGCAATGTAGTTGTCGGCATAGGAGGAGGGAAAATATTTGATACCGCAAAAGCAGTAGCACATTTTTCAGGAATACCGGTTGTAATAGTTCCTACTATAGCAGCAACTGATGCACCATGTAGTGCCCTTTCAGTAATATATACAGATGACGGAATATTTAGCGAATATCTTTTCCTACCTAAAAATCCCGACGTTGTACTTGTTGATTCATCCATAATTTCAAAGGCTCCTGTAAGACTTTTAGTTGCAGGTATGGGAGATGCACTGGCTACATATTTTGAAGCTAGAGCCTGCGTTAATTCCGGGGTAGTTACTATGGCTGGAGGTAAAGCTACAAAAGCTGCTTTTGCCCTTTCAAAGTTATGCTATGATACGCTCCTTGAGGATGGGCTTAAAGCTAAAATATCGGTATCTAACAAGGTTGTCACTAAGGCACTTGAAAATATAATAGAGGCAAATACTTATTTAAGCGGAGTAGGATTTGAAAGCTGTGGACTTGCAGCTGCACATGCAGTTCACAATGGGTTTACTGCAATTAGGGAGAGCCATAGTCTATATCATGGAGAAAAAGTTGCCTTTGGAACATTGGTCCAGTTAATTCTTGAAAATAGTCCTTTAGAAGAGATAGAAAAGGTTATAAATTTCTGCCTGCAGGTTGGACTGCCGATTACACTGTCTGATCTGGGTATAGAGGAAATAAACAAGGATGATATGATGAAAGTAGCAGAATTATCATGTGCTGAAGGTGATACAATGCACAATATGCCTTTTGAAGTTACTGAAGAAGATGTGTATGCTGCGATATTATCTGCTGATAAGATGGGAAGATTGTATATATAA
- a CDS encoding glycosyltransferase, whose translation MFVEADSKPLLIMTDDTGMIQHSSFTIPDPNSGYTTDDNARALIAAVMLYERYKSQKFLKLIFRYLSFLIYAQNKNGGFRNFMDYSRHFLEENGSEDCFGRCLWCLGFTINSEYLHNTIKYAPIEMIERALPNIDGIIHIRGKAYTLIGLCLIYSFLHNHDISTDMFPSISKGKIENYIDKISDDIIDEFEKKSDRQWKWCEDELTYSNSIIPLSLLRSYTINKREKCFSTAMDSLNFLDNIYFKNGYFKPIGCRGWYKKGDPSPAEFDEQPVEACSTSLLYNEVYKITGTKEYKFKAELCYEWFTGNNSSGKPLVNKQTGGCYDGIMDSRINLNTGAESILAKIITQLIIDR comes from the coding sequence ATGTTTGTAGAAGCGGATTCCAAACCTCTACTCATAATGACGGACGATACAGGTATGATACAGCACAGCTCCTTTACAATACCAGATCCCAATTCCGGATATACAACAGATGATAATGCTAGAGCTTTAATTGCCGCTGTCATGTTGTATGAAAGATACAAAAGCCAGAAATTTTTAAAATTGATATTCAGGTATTTGTCATTTCTCATATATGCACAAAACAAAAATGGCGGTTTTAGAAATTTTATGGACTATAGCAGGCATTTTTTAGAAGAAAATGGATCAGAAGACTGTTTTGGAAGATGTCTATGGTGTCTTGGTTTTACAATTAACTCAGAATACCTTCACAATACTATCAAATATGCACCAATTGAGATGATAGAAAGAGCTCTTCCAAACATCGACGGAATAATTCATATAAGAGGCAAAGCCTACACACTGATAGGTTTATGTCTGATTTACAGTTTTCTGCATAATCACGATATCTCTACAGACATGTTTCCCTCAATCAGCAAGGGAAAAATCGAAAATTATATAGATAAAATATCTGATGATATCATAGATGAATTTGAAAAAAAATCAGACAGGCAGTGGAAATGGTGTGAAGATGAGCTGACTTATAGTAATTCAATAATACCCTTAAGTTTATTGAGAAGTTATACTATAAACAAGAGAGAAAAATGTTTTTCAACTGCAATGGATTCTCTTAATTTCCTGGACAATATATATTTTAAAAATGGTTACTTTAAACCCATAGGCTGCAGGGGATGGTATAAAAAAGGTGATCCCTCACCGGCAGAATTTGATGAACAGCCTGTAGAAGCATGCAGTACATCTCTTTTATACAATGAGGTATATAAAATAACCGGAACAAAGGAATACAAGTTCAAAGCAGAACTATGCTACGAATGGTTTACTGGTAATAACTCATCTGGAAAACCTCTTGTCAATAAACAGACCGGCGGATGCTATGATGGAATAATGGATTCCAGAATAAATTTGAATACCGGAGCAGAAAGCATACTTGCAAAAATCATTACACAATTGATAATAGATAGATAA
- a CDS encoding glycosyltransferase family 4 protein — MGKNIVFLSTYPPRQCGIATFTEDLVKNLRINYPSNSYSIIAIDDKSYNYGHDVLCSIDQFKKNNYKKISENINNSDVDLVVIEHEYGIYGGNTGDYVLDFIENLNVPFIVTLHTTLSKPNQKQKSIICKLGEKGSKVIIMAKNSAKILEDVYSIPEQKIEVIHHGVPDIAIPDIDCLKKTLGYQNRSIISTFGLLSPGKGIEYAIDAIGKVSAEHPEVLYLILGKTHPCIKKDFGESYRENLKNMVRKLGIENNIKFVDKYLTKKEIVQYLSISDIYMTPYLGEEQSVSGTLAYAAGYGKAIVSTPYRYAREMLKNKNGILAKFRDADSLYSAVEFLLDNPARRSIIEKNMLKIGKTMRWPNIAAKYNNLFSNIIKNNQYAKQVV; from the coding sequence ATGGGTAAGAATATAGTCTTCCTAAGCACTTATCCGCCAAGACAATGTGGTATAGCAACTTTTACAGAAGACCTGGTAAAAAATTTGAGAATTAACTATCCTTCAAATTCCTATAGTATAATAGCTATAGATGATAAAAGTTACAACTATGGTCATGACGTATTATGCAGCATAGATCAATTTAAAAAGAATAATTACAAGAAAATATCAGAAAACATAAACAACTCAGACGTTGATTTAGTTGTAATAGAGCATGAATATGGCATATACGGTGGTAACACAGGTGACTATGTACTTGATTTCATAGAAAACCTAAATGTTCCTTTTATAGTCACCTTGCATACTACCTTGTCAAAGCCAAATCAGAAGCAAAAATCCATAATATGCAAACTCGGTGAAAAAGGCAGCAAGGTAATAATCATGGCTAAAAACTCTGCAAAAATTCTGGAGGATGTATATTCCATACCAGAACAAAAGATAGAAGTAATACATCATGGTGTCCCGGACATTGCAATACCAGATATAGACTGTTTAAAGAAAACTCTTGGATACCAGAATAGATCGATAATAAGCACCTTTGGTCTTTTAAGCCCTGGAAAGGGAATTGAATATGCAATAGATGCCATTGGAAAAGTTTCTGCAGAGCATCCCGAAGTACTTTATCTCATACTAGGTAAAACCCATCCCTGCATAAAAAAGGACTTTGGAGAGAGCTACAGGGAAAATCTAAAAAACATGGTAAGAAAATTGGGTATAGAAAACAATATAAAATTTGTTGACAAATATCTTACAAAAAAAGAAATAGTACAATACTTAAGCATATCTGACATATATATGACACCTTATCTTGGAGAAGAACAATCAGTAAGCGGGACACTTGCCTATGCGGCAGGTTATGGAAAGGCAATAGTATCAACTCCCTACAGATATGCCAGGGAGATGCTTAAAAATAAAAACGGTATTCTTGCAAAATTTAGAGATGCAGATTCACTTTACAGTGCAGTGGAATTTTTACTGGATAATCCAGCTAGAAGGTCTATTATCGAAAAAAATATGTTAAAGATAGGTAAAACTATGAGATGGCCGAATATAGCAGCTAAGTATAACAACTTATTTTCAAATATAATAAAGAACAATCAATATGCTAAACAGGTGGTGTAA
- a CDS encoding NDP-sugar synthase: protein MKALLLAGGRGTRLRPLTDSIPKPMVPIMGKPLLEKTILDLKKSGVDEVIISTCYKSDYIKNRIANGEKLGIKVDYISEDLPLGTGGAIKNSERFLDDTFIVLNSDIVSNMPYEKFIKYHREKNAQISIAMTEVEDPSQYGVIEFDNNSCIKAFKEKPKKGETDSKWINAGIYIFEPEVLNEIPKNEIVSIEKDTYPLLLNKGYKMAAYKYSDYWLDIGTLKKYLQAHIDIFSSHYNNILGKKPDFKINNLIIKGKNIAIDSDTNIIGPVFIGDNVTICGNCNIGPYTVIGNNSLISSSCTIYKSILWNNVNVDKNVTLRNTVITSNFKVKAHCSIENKACVTNDYNTDLLAI, encoded by the coding sequence ATGAAAGCATTACTTTTAGCAGGTGGCAGAGGTACCAGACTAAGACCTTTGACTGACAGTATTCCAAAACCTATGGTTCCTATTATGGGAAAACCTCTTCTGGAAAAAACCATACTGGACCTAAAAAAATCTGGAGTAGATGAGGTTATAATAAGCACATGTTACAAATCTGACTATATAAAAAATCGCATTGCAAATGGCGAAAAGCTGGGAATAAAAGTAGACTATATATCTGAAGACCTACCCCTTGGTACAGGTGGTGCCATAAAAAATTCCGAGAGGTTTTTAGATGATACTTTTATAGTTCTAAACTCTGATATAGTATCAAACATGCCTTATGAAAAATTTATAAAATATCATAGGGAAAAAAATGCTCAGATATCAATAGCCATGACTGAAGTTGAAGATCCTTCACAATATGGGGTTATAGAATTTGACAATAACAGTTGCATAAAAGCATTTAAAGAAAAACCTAAAAAAGGTGAAACTGATTCAAAGTGGATAAATGCAGGCATATATATTTTTGAACCGGAGGTATTAAACGAAATACCTAAAAATGAAATAGTATCCATTGAAAAGGATACATATCCCCTCCTATTAAATAAAGGCTATAAAATGGCTGCATACAAATATTCAGACTACTGGCTGGACATAGGCACCTTAAAAAAATATCTTCAGGCACACATTGATATTTTTTCCAGCCATTACAACAATATTTTAGGCAAAAAACCCGATTTTAAAATAAATAATCTTATAATAAAAGGGAAAAATATAGCTATAGACTCGGACACAAACATAATCGGTCCAGTATTTATAGGTGACAATGTAACTATATGTGGCAATTGCAATATAGGTCCCTATACAGTTATAGGTAATAATTCATTAATATCCTCAAGCTGTACAATATATAAAAGTATATTGTGGAATAACGTCAATGTTGATAAAAATGTAACCTTGAGAAATACGGTAATAACTTCAAACTTCAAGGTAAAAGCTCATTGCAGCATTGAAAACAAGGCTTGTGTAACAAATGATTATAATACTGATTTACTTGCAATATAA